In Acidisarcina polymorpha, the DNA window TTTCTGGCTTCGGGTGCTTGGCAATGTGGACCGGATGGTTCAGGTTCGGCGTGAGGCGTTGATGACTGCGTTAGTCAGAGCGGCTTGAACTCCAGCTCTGCTTACAAGTAGTGTGCTTGATTTTCAAGGGGAGGCCTTGCTGGTGATGGAAAGACGGTTTCGTTCTACATTGTTACTATCAGCGTTGCTGATCGCGGTCGAACTGTGGGCGCAAAGCCTTGATATCGTGGTGGAGCGGAACGTCGCCATGAAGACGCGCGATGGCGTGACCTTGCATGCGGACATTTATCATCCGGCAGGAAATGCGAAATATCCTGTACTACTCGAACGCACTCCTTATGACAAGAACAACGCCGCTGCCTTTGCCGAATCCGCCGCAAAGCGGGGCTATGTGGTGGTCGTGCAGGATGTCCGTGGTCGGTATACCTCCGAGGGCGAGTGGTACACCTTCAAGCATGAAGGGGAAGACGGCTTCGATGCTGTGGAGTGGGCGGCGGCTTTGCCCAATTCGAACGGCAAGGTGGGCATGTTCGGCGGCTCCTATGTCGGCGCGACTCAGATGCTGGCCGCGGTGAACCATCCCCCGCATCTTGCCGGCATTTGTCCAGTCGTCACAGCCAGCAACTATCACGAGAACTGGACCTACCAGGGAGGGGCCTTCGAGCAGTGGTTCAATCAATCTTGGACGACCGGTCTGGCGCAGGACACCTTGAACCGCAAGGTGAAAGCTGCCTCGAATGCCCGGGTCGGCAACATGGTGTTGCCCTTGAAGCAATATCCGTTGTTCAACCTGAAGATCTCCGATGCGGACCAAACGCCTGAGTTGGCGCCGTACTATCTTGATTGGCTCAGGCATCCTGAATACGACGACTACTGGAAGCAGTGGGCGATCGAGGAACAGTATGCGTCGATCCAGGTCCCGGCCTTGACCGTCGCCGCATGGTACGACATCTTCCAGGGCGGCTCACTGCGGAACTACAAGGGTCTCGAGGAGCACGCTGGCAACCAGGCGGCGCGCGACGGGCAGAGACTGCTGATTACCATTGGCGGACATGCCGGCATGGGTCGAAAGATCGGCGACGTGGACTTTGGACCTGAGGCGGCCCAGTTCGATGAGAACCAGGTAACGCTGGCGTGGTACGACTTTCTGTTCAAAGGCATACAAAACGAATTTGCGACCGGAAAGCGAGTGAAGATTTTCGTGATGGGAGAGAACAAGTGGCGGCTTGAGGATGACTGGCCGCTGCAGCGAGCACAAGCCACACGCTACTTCCTTCATTCGAGTGGCAAGGCAAATGGAGCTACCGGCGATGGGACTCTTTCGACTGTCAATGCCCGAACCGAACCAGGCGATGGTTATGTCTACGACCCGATGAATCCGACCCCCACGGTTGGAGGCCCTTTATGCTGCGATGGCGAGCATCTTGCTCCCGGACCGAAGGACCAGCGTGAGGTGGAGAGCCGGCCGGATGTGCTCGTCTATTCGACGCCCGCCCTAACGCAAGATACCGAGGTGACCGGGCCCATAACGCTTGATCTGTACGCGAAATCCTCTGCGGTCGACACCGACTTTACGGCCAAGCTGGTGGACGTGGGGCCGGACGGGTTCGCCCAGAACCTGACTGAAGGTATTTTGCGAGCGCGCTATCGTGAATCGACGACCAGCGCCAAGCCAATCGTTCCTGGAGAGATCTACGAGTACAAGATCGATCTGTGGTCGACGAGCAACGTATTCCTCAAGGGGCACAAGATTCGTCTGGAAGTGAGCAGCAGCAACTTCCCGCGCTTTGACAGAAATCTCAACACCGGCAAGTCCGGCAATGACAGCGAAGAGGGGTTGAAGGCAAACAATACCATCTATCACGATGCCAGCCACCCATCTGCGCTGGTGCTTCCCGTGACCCCGAGGTGACGCAGCCGAGGTACAGCACATAGCTGTTGAGGGCCGCGCCGCCGCAGGTGGGAAAGACAGGAGGCAGATTCCGGGAGACGATGCAGATAACTTCTGAGGACGTGTTAGTAGTGGTCGACGTGCAGAATGATTTCTGCCCGGGCGGCACACTTGCGGTGAAAGATGGGGATGCCGTCATTGAGGTGATCCATCGGATCGCGCCTTTGTTCGCGGACATCGTACTGACCCAGGACTGGCATCCTCCGCACCATCATTCGTTTGCGCATGTGCATGAGGGAAGATCCGCGTTCGAATCGATCAGTTTGGAACATGGGACGCAGACTCTTTGGCCTGATCATTGCGTGCAGGGAACCGCGGGCGCTGAACTGCATCCTGCTTTAGGTCTCACTCGAGCCGAGTTGGTGTTGCGTAAAGGCTTTCATCCGGACATCGATTCCTACTCCGCTTTTTTCGAGAATGACCATACCACCGCGACGGGGCTCGCAGGATACCTGCGCGAGCGCAAGTTGCGGCGAGTCTTTCTTGTGGGGCTTGCTTATGATTACTGCGTCGGCTACTCGGCCCTCGACGCGCGCCGTCTGGGATTACCTGCGGTAATTGTCCGTGACGCTTGCCGTGCCATCGACCTGGACGGATCTGTTCAGAGAATTGAAGCGGAGTTTACCGAAAGCGGTGTGGTATTGATAGAAAGCGCCGAGCTGCTGAAGTAGTGCTTCTCAAGCATCTGGGTTGACGAGTTCGACAATCGGTTATAAAAATCCGATGCACGGCCGAACTCGCAAGCGAACCTGGTTCCGATGCTAGATCTGTTTTTAATTGCTTCGCTCATGTTGCGGTTCTGTCGACAAAGGCAAGCCACAACACTTGCGCGGAAGCAGCTCCTATCAGTGGGAGCTTTGTCTTTCTTTGCGATGTGCCGCGCACTGATTCCTTAACTCTTTTGCCTTAGAATTAAGTCAAATCAATGGAGCAAAAGCGGATGGGGTATTTTCTGGCGGTGGACGCCGGCGGGACGAAGACTGAGTTTTTACTGGCGGATGAGCACCGCACACTAGCCACGGTCCGCACTGGATCAATTAAGCGTCTGCGCGAGGACGAGGCTACGACCAGCCACAATCTTCGCGAAGGCGTGAGCCGGCTTGCGGAAATGTCCGGGATCGCTCCGGAGGCGATCACGCGCACTTGCGTGGGTACATCGGGCGAAACCGTTCCGTTGGTCGCTGACTGGCTGCGAACGTCATTTGGAGCGTTGGTAGGCGGGGAGCTGCTGATCCTGGGCGATGTCGAGATAGCCCTCGATGCCGCTTTTCCGGGTGGACGCGGGGTGCTCGTACTGGCCGGTACCGGATCGAATGTTGCGGGTCGAACCCAGGGTGGCGTGATTGTCACAGCCGGTGGCTGGGGGCCGGCCCTGGCCGACCAGGGTTCGGGCATGTTCCTTGGACATGAGGGTCTCCGCAAGGGATTCTTGGCGATCGACCAACAGCGCAACACGACGCTGCTGGAGAAGATCATGGCGCACTGGAAGCTGACCTCGCTAGGAGAATTGATCGAGGCAGCCAATGCCAACCCGATGCCGAACTTCGCGCAACTCTCCCCCATCGTGGTGGAGTGTGCGGCGGCGGGCGATACGGTGGCGATAGAGGTCGTCGAGCAAGGCGGACAAGACCTGGCATACCTGGCCGGTTTGGTCATCGAGCGTATTCGTAGGCTTGAGGCCACTGCTTCCGGTGACCAGCAGGCAAGCACCAGCAGTGTGCCTAGCGTTGCGTTTGCAG includes these proteins:
- a CDS encoding CocE/NonD family hydrolase yields the protein MERRFRSTLLLSALLIAVELWAQSLDIVVERNVAMKTRDGVTLHADIYHPAGNAKYPVLLERTPYDKNNAAAFAESAAKRGYVVVVQDVRGRYTSEGEWYTFKHEGEDGFDAVEWAAALPNSNGKVGMFGGSYVGATQMLAAVNHPPHLAGICPVVTASNYHENWTYQGGAFEQWFNQSWTTGLAQDTLNRKVKAASNARVGNMVLPLKQYPLFNLKISDADQTPELAPYYLDWLRHPEYDDYWKQWAIEEQYASIQVPALTVAAWYDIFQGGSLRNYKGLEEHAGNQAARDGQRLLITIGGHAGMGRKIGDVDFGPEAAQFDENQVTLAWYDFLFKGIQNEFATGKRVKIFVMGENKWRLEDDWPLQRAQATRYFLHSSGKANGATGDGTLSTVNARTEPGDGYVYDPMNPTPTVGGPLCCDGEHLAPGPKDQREVESRPDVLVYSTPALTQDTEVTGPITLDLYAKSSAVDTDFTAKLVDVGPDGFAQNLTEGILRARYRESTTSAKPIVPGEIYEYKIDLWSTSNVFLKGHKIRLEVSSSNFPRFDRNLNTGKSGNDSEEGLKANNTIYHDASHPSALVLPVTPR
- the pncA gene encoding bifunctional nicotinamidase/pyrazinamidase — translated: MQITSEDVLVVVDVQNDFCPGGTLAVKDGDAVIEVIHRIAPLFADIVLTQDWHPPHHHSFAHVHEGRSAFESISLEHGTQTLWPDHCVQGTAGAELHPALGLTRAELVLRKGFHPDIDSYSAFFENDHTTATGLAGYLRERKLRRVFLVGLAYDYCVGYSALDARRLGLPAVIVRDACRAIDLDGSVQRIEAEFTESGVVLIESAELLK
- a CDS encoding N-acetylglucosamine kinase — encoded protein: MGYFLAVDAGGTKTEFLLADEHRTLATVRTGSIKRLREDEATTSHNLREGVSRLAEMSGIAPEAITRTCVGTSGETVPLVADWLRTSFGALVGGELLILGDVEIALDAAFPGGRGVLVLAGTGSNVAGRTQGGVIVTAGGWGPALADQGSGMFLGHEGLRKGFLAIDQQRNTTLLEKIMAHWKLTSLGELIEAANANPMPNFAQLSPIVVECAAAGDTVAIEVVEQGGQDLAYLAGLVIERIRRLEATASGDQQASTSSVPSVAFAGSILREVLPLREAMSKSLRATYAGIQIHAEAADPIQGALWRARQGNRLPSE